The DNA window GAAGTGAAGAAGTCGGTCAGGTCGCTTGATCCGGGTGACGCCATAGTCGAGGAGGCCTTCGGGCTGACGCTGATGGCGTCCATGACCGACGTGCACGTGCATCTGCGCGAGCCGGGCTACGAGTACAAGGAAGACGTGGAGTCGGGGCTTCGGGCCGCGGCCTGGGGCGGGTTCTCCAACATCATGTGCATGGCCAACACCAAGCCGGTCAACGACTGCGACTCGGTGACCGAACTGATGCTGGAAAAGGCCCGCAAATATTGGCCCAAGGGACCGCGTCTGTTTCCCATCGGCGCGCTGACCAAGGGGCTTTCCGGCAAGGAGCTGGCTCCCATGGCCGAACTGGCGCGTGCCGGTTGCGCGGCATTTTCCAACGACGGGGTGCCGGTCAAGTCCAGCAAGATTTTTCGCCTGGCCGTGGAATACGCCTCGGACTGGGACCGGGTGGTCATTGACCACTGCGAGGACCCGTACCTGGGCGTGGCTGCGGGCGTGAACGAGGGCGAGGTCTCCAGCCGATTGGGGCTGCCCGCCCAGCCGGACATAGCCGAAGCCTTGCAGGTGGGGCGCGATATCCTGCTGGCTGAATACCTGGACCTGCCCATCCACCTGGCGCATATCTCCTGCAAGAAGTCCGTGGACCTGATCCGCTTCGCCAA is part of the Pseudodesulfovibrio sp. S3 genome and encodes:
- a CDS encoding dihydroorotase; this encodes MAKADLIVRRAKMDGKDVDVFVSRGKIVEVKKSVRSLDPGDAIVEEAFGLTLMASMTDVHVHLREPGYEYKEDVESGLRAAAWGGFSNIMCMANTKPVNDCDSVTELMLEKARKYWPKGPRLFPIGALTKGLSGKELAPMAELARAGCAAFSNDGVPVKSSKIFRLAVEYASDWDRVVIDHCEDPYLGVAAGVNEGEVSSRLGLPAQPDIAEALQVGRDILLAEYLDLPIHLAHISCKKSVDLIRFAKQRGVKITAETTPHYLTMTEDILEAEGTQYDTNAKVNPPLRTEADRLCMIEALNDGTIDCLATDHAPHALHEKETEFDVAPCGITGLDTALSVTWQLVRDGVLTREAFTRAWTTAPTAIFKLPVNTFKPGDPADFFLFDEDEQWTVSATTLYSKGKNTPLLGSTLKGRVKTHFIAGKKIV